gtccaggccagaagctgttatccactgctgtaaacaccacgtcaaacctcaacaagcacctgcaaagaacacatgctaaggtggagctaccgcacaagctatttgttgtttgtttatatcacagtctgttcttcttctctgtcttccggttgttgcctgttttgaatgacgaatacacactaccgccacctgctggtaaggagagttattgccactcacgcatgcgcagttcgtacgtgctcggctgaagtctttgcggtgtctagttccagtgcaacacatggccaacacgcaggagaacacgccgacgcaacagcgtgagcagagatagactgcgcaaaatatacagatagcaggagacagagaacagccacggtcagataggaaaacattcaggatctggatcagtcttatgcgacaatggaaactgaactaaagagaacatttgaaactttagcagtctgcgtgatctgcttgcagggaggggcgggccggccctgcgagtaaagtaacgagttactttatgtagagagtaacgaagtagtgtaatacattactttttttacttttttaaagtaatatgtaatatattacttttttttagtaacgaccccatctctgctgaaatgttacatttataatttgtagttcaggaccatggacaatgcagcttccttgcattgacagttctctgtgctgaatttcctttgtctcatttttaatgttgtgacctgtctggtttaaatgaatgtgttgctgctttgatgaagcctaatttgataacgtttcaaattaatttctgaaatatttcgttaataaatatttcatgagtaatatagttgtctttgtcacattttatttggcattagtaaataattatgcacatttacagatattttacatgatatcagtgataacacgtgttataagggctattttgcacaataggtgtgccttgtcctttggtgtgccttgggcacaaaaagtttgggaaccactggcctAGAGAGATGGCAGAGTTATTAGCAAGCTGGTGGGCTCCTTGGAGCAATAAAGCACACTTGCTTCATACACAGGATGACAGTGTGATGGCTGTAATCCTCTGTTAGAATGTTAATATTTACCTCCTGCGGCACAGAGATGATATGAAGTTTTCCACTGAACTCACACACAGTTCAATTCTCATTATGGTTCAGCTGTGCAGTTCAGGGAAAAGCCAAATGTTTTGCAATATTGTGCTATAAAAGCAATCATCTCTTTTCCatgcacattttaaaatggctgAGGTTGCAGAAATGGTGTCATAGAGCATCGTTGCTTGTACTTTTAGTATCATACTTCTATTTCAGTTGTGTTTACAAATAGGATATTTTCTGTTTGGCACCATCACAGCTGTTTAGTACAACCCCAACCTTTGTTGCACGAGATAGCTGCTCAAGGGCTACACACCAAACCCTGTTGTTCACTATACTAAAAGAGTATGATGACAATAAACCATTTTGTTCTGTCTGTCAACATATTTATGGATGCTAATACCCCTATAAATCTAGGACATTAGAGCAACATTGAATGATTAAAGCAATTTATAATCACACACAGAATCACATTCTATATTGTAAGCACTGCTATTACTTGTTCTAGTGTCTTACTGCAAACTATTTGATGTTTTTGGTCTGCTCTTATTTGCTCTTCATCCTGTTAAATAATGAAATCCAAATTAAATATGTAGCTTATACTAAACCATACCAAAGTGAATTATAGAAGAGGATTAATTCTACAGAAACATCAACACAGACACGGTAATGCTGGTTCAAATGTCTCTAATCATGACATCATCAAAACCACACAAATACTAGGAAATACGGTTTATAAAGATATTTTCCCAGTTCAATTTTCTCATTAATTAATAAAGAATCTCCTTGCAAATAATGACAGTACTACTGATATCTCTTTATATGGGTCATGTTTAAGACGGCACAGAATAGCACAGAACAAATACTGGCATACACAACCTTCCACTGGCGTTATTCTGCCCCATCCCAAAATATCAGTGCACTCTGGGATAAAACAGAGCCATTCATAGGTacgtgtatacatgtatgtgcatgtatgtatatatatgcttCTGTATTGTTCTCCATGTGTATAGGATAGGGGAATAGCTGCAACCAGCACACATACATAGGTGTTTGTATCACTTACAAATACAGATACAATTTGTATCATCTTCAATACAGAGCACACAGATTAACAAAAGGCATATGGCTAACAGTCTTTGATTTGTATCACAGTTTCATATCAGCAAATCACGGTCGGCCTCAGTTTTAGCCACTTTTGACTTGAAGCTAAATCTGTTTTTCAGTTATTGTCCATAATGAATATCATTACCTTAAAACATCAATGGGTAGAAATCTGCGTTAAATCCAGGAATTAGAAGTTCTTTGCCATATTTCGGGCTTTTTCCTAAACCCGTCCTTCTGAATTGTATATGGAAAGCAGTATAGAGAAATGCCAGAGTCCATAAAACAGATCCAGCTGAATTCTCTCGCTGCCTGAATCCATTTTGACGGCGTGATCGATCCACTCACAGTGTGTCAAATCCAGAAGAAAAGCAGTCAGAATACTGCAGCTACAAAACTGTATGTGGAATACATTAtatgtcagtttttttttttgtcattcTAGCAATTGCATTTTGGATTGAGTGGTGTACCACTGGAAGGGGAGAACTGGTAGGCACCCAGTCTGGGTTTAAGGACACCAGTCAGGAGGAGGGTAGGGGAAGAAATATTGATCCAGTGGGAGTTCTGTCTCAACTCTTCGCTTTGGCTAATCTGGCTCATCAGGAAGACCAGAGTCATTGAGCCCCTAGAGAGAAAAAAAGGTCACTGCAGGTGAATGGGTAATCTATACAGCTCTAAACAGAGAACACCATTCTAAGTCGTCAGCAGTGAATGTTAGGTAAAGTTCACTAATGTCATATTTACTCTTCTTATCAAATCAAGTCTGTTTACCTAAATGGGAGGCAGTATAATTGGGGTCGTCAGTGTTTCCAGGAGGTCTGTGCAGAAAAATTGAGCTACTTTCacctgagagagaaagagagagaggaggaagaggagaatgGGGAGTAGAGAAGACTACATTGTTAGAGCCACACAGAGTAACCAGACCCATCACATATAGTTTGGTGATCTTATTAACACCGCAAGGATGCTGCTCTTCTCCCTGCCGTCTCCTTACCCCTCATGCACAACTCAAAGTGTAAACAGTGTCAGATCATAAGGAGAGGAgaagggaggtgaagagggcaCATTTTATGTGAGCGAGACCATTTTGACAAGGGCAACATTTCTCTAGAAGTGCCACCACTGACAGCATTACAGTCTTGGAGTTAATCAGACATGACACACTGCAATTCATCCTGTACAAGACCATCAACCAAAAGCCTACATTTTAGCAAAGATAAAGAAAGAGGAGCCGATGTTTGGATAAGGGATCTGGACAGAAACAAATGCGAAACACTAGCGAGCTGCAATGTTGCACATCATCTGAGCTTGACAGAATAGGAATTGAAAAGACAAAAGTGCATGTTACCGTTCTTTTTTTATGTGCGTTCTTTTCTCGATAATTCATCCTCGCCAGGCTCATAAGATTAGCTTCCAGACTGACCAATCCAAATAGATTATAAACAAGCAGCTACTGTATCTTCCAAAATATAGTTTGCTTACAATCAATAAATCAGTGATTCTCCTCTCTGAAGCTTTTATTTCATTTGAGAAATGAGCAGGCAATTTAACTGATGACCAACACAGAGGGTTTCACTGAAAATGTATGAAGTCAAGGTCAGGGTTAAAACGGAAAGCAATAATCTATGACGTGGTGTTTCTTTCTGTGGGACCTCTCACTTTGCCTTTAGGGTAGCCAACTAATGAGAATGCCCTAATTATCACTCAACCATGAGTGTTGAGGTATAATAGTCAACTACCACACGCATGCTCACAAGAACACATTCAGGTGCACACAGAGTCACACTCAATAGATTCAGAACATGGCTGATAGATAGATTCCCCATCCTGCCTTTTTAACATGTTATATATTTCCCTCTCATCCCATCTCTTTTTGAGAGAGAGTAATCACAGTCAGGGGTGACAGTGAACATACATCTGCAGGGTAGCAGGGCAGCAGTTCCAAAGATAGGAATTGGGTACAGGAAAAAAGGCTGCTTTACTACTaacaataattgtaaatggtttTTTTTCACACACTTCAATATATAAACACATGTTTATAAGCATGAATGTGAGATTCAATGCATTTAACAATGTTGTTAAATGGCAGCTCTCAATTTGCTCTTGTTGTGAGATATCTCATGGTTATGTTACCTCTGAATCTTTTTGACATCACTGGCAAATGTTGTCAGAGACATCAGGTGAGCCACCTGTTCTTTAAGGAGATGAAAGCCACCAGGAGGCAGCACTGAGACAGGTTGGGTGGGCATGCTGTTGGTGCCCTTATTCAGTCATCTGAAGGTTAAAGACAACCTGGGCGCACTGCAGGAGCATCTGCCCCATTACACAACATAGGAAAACCCACACACTAAGGCCAGTAAAGGCTTAAACATGTATGCAACGTGTGCTGCATGAATAAGAGCATAGACAAAAAACCAACCACCTCTTGCTTTTATTATGCTTTTATATTACTCGGATGAAATGTCATTAAGGTAACACTCTTTATATTGAATAACCTAAATGTATTGTCATTCCCATTAAACCCACACAGTAAAACAACTGGTTTTATGACTAAATGTAAAGGGAGGGTTCATAAAGAAACCAGGGCCTGAGTGACAGTGTTCAGAACTTACCATGTTTATCAGTGGGAGAACAGCAGCCTCTGCTGAGCGCCTGCAGTAGCGCACTCAGGACAGCCAGACACAACGTGTTCCCAGTTCATTCATAATTCCTCACGCGCTGCCTCCCCTTCCACATCTTCCGGTTTAGCACGTCTCCAAGCGGTGCCAGGTTCATTTCGGGACCCAGTTAATAGTGGCAATTGTGTGACCAGACGTTGTTCTCCCAATTTGCTTTGTGCGTCAATGCTCGGTATTTTTGGGGCTCGTATTTTACGCACGCAAATCGTAGGCTAATGTCTTATTAGAGACTCAATACAAGCTTTTTTGATAACAATCTCCGATATAGTTTGCAAGCCATCTGGAAGTTTTCTGTGGAAACAAGGGTGTCATGGCAACGGTGACTGGGGTTACCGAGGAAACGGATGTCTCCATGGCGACTGCATCACTATATTTGAGGCATCCGAAGAGATGCACGCTCCATCTTTGACGTGTACGTGTGCGCTGTGTTTATCCACTCTCAGTGTGTCCTGCACCGTGACTGAAAGCAGGCGGCCCCTGTGTTTATATCACACCGTGACAGTTCATATGAAAGGATaagggattttttttaacattaacattTTGACTTTAACGTACAATTAGGCCTAAATCATCTCACAGAACGGTCTAATTTAGATAATATGCAAAACTGTGACATTACATGTGTTAAAACACTCAGACACATATTTAAATGATTCTGAATATTAGGCTATGACTGACGAATCACGACTCATAACACGTATGTCAATAGGCTACTGTGAGTGCTCTTCGAGTAGCCTACCATACATTTTTACTCATCTTTCAGTTATAAAGCTTCTAATAGGCTGTTGTGATGATATATGCACATTATGCAATTTCACAATGCACAACAGGTCAATTCCCTAACTCACCGAAGAATACTAGACCTAATATTTTAAATGAGTTATTTATCTCCAAGCTCGAAAGTAAAACTGAATTGTGAATCCTCATCACCGAAATGAAAAGGACAGATTTTGTAAATGGAGCACAAAGCAGCGTCTCTGAACTGACAGGATGTTGCTTCCCCTCCCTCATTATTCCTTTGTTTATTCATCTGATCTACCGCTGCTTCCGCACGCTGTAGCATAGCGACAGAAACAGCTGTGTTTACACACTACCCCCTCCTGCGTTCAGAGCTATGACTCAATAATTGGCTACACGTCGGTGAAAATCTTTTTGTTTATATTCACACAATTTTCCGAGTTGTATTGCGTGGTGGTGAGGAAGTTGGGCTGCTGTTTGAACGTGTTGTTGATCCCGTGCTCTTCTATCACCATATACTCGCTCTTGCTGAGTGAGGAAGAGGAGCGAGACTTCCTCAGCTCCTCTGTGTCCGCGAGGGGCTGGCAGCTGCCCACGTGCAGGTACTGTGCCTGCTCTTCCCCTTCCGTCTCTCTGTGGTAAAAGTAGTTAAAGTTGGAGACAATGACAGGCACGGGCAGAGCAATGGTCAACACACCAGCGATGGCACAGAGAGACCCCACGATCTTCCCCCCGATGGTCACGGGGTGCATGTCCCCGTAGCCCACGGTAGTCATGGTGACAACAGCCCACCAGAATGCGTCTGGAATGCTGCTGAACCCTGAATCTGGGTCGTCTGTTTCAGCAAAATAGACAGCACTTGAGAAGAGGATGACACCGATGAACAAGAAGAAGATGAGCAGGCCCAGCTCACGCATACTGGCCTTCAGAGTCTGTCCTAAAATCTGGAGCCCTTTGGAGTGACGCGAGAGTTTGAAGATGCGAAACACCCGAACAAGCCTAATTACGCGCAGAATGGTTAATGACATGGCCTGCTGTCCGTTTCCTTGTCTCTCTGCCAGCTCTGTGCCCAGAGTGATGAAATAGGGAATGATGGCCACAATGTCAATAATATTCATGATGTTTTTTGAGAAAATGGCTTTACTAGGGCACGCAAAGAAGCGCACCAGCAGCTCGAATGAGAACCAAATAATACACAACGTCTCCACAACAAAGAAAGGGTCAGAGAATGGGCTGGTGAAATACGGGAGTGTGCCATTAATCGCAGGTGCAATAGTGATCGGATCCCTGTGGTCGTCCCTGAACTCCGGCAGTGTCTCTAAGCAGAAGATGACAATGGAGATGAGAATAACCAGGACAGACACCATCGCTATGCCCCGCGCGGGACCCGAGCTCTCTGGGTATTCAAAAAGCAGCCACACCTGTCTTTGAAATTTATTTTCTGGCAACGGTCGCTCCTCCTCCTTTATGAAGCCCTCATCCTCCCTGAACTTCTCCATAGCCTCCTCACCCAGCTCATAGAAGCGGATCTCCTCAGAGAAAATGTCAATGGGCACATTAACGGGTCTCCTGATGCGCCCGCCAGATTGATAGTAATAAAGTATAGCGTCAAAGCTGGGTCGATTTCGATCAAAAAAGTACTCGTTTCTGAGAGGATCAAAGTACCTCATCCTCTTCTTGGGGTCTCCCAGAAGTGTCTCTGGAAACTGAGAGAGAGTCTTGAGCTGGGTCTCGAAGCGTAACCCCGAGATGTTGATGACCACCCTCTCGCAGCATTCATGATCCGGTTCATATCGGTCCAGAGAGTGGTGGCCCGGGAGAGCCGCCGACTCTTCCAGCATGTTGTCACACGCCACCACCGTCATCACGTCGGTCTCTGTCTCGGTGTATCCGTGGTTCACCAGATTGTCGCCCCGGTTTTTTGTAACGCTCAGCGGGGGTGATTGCAGGAGGCTGAGGTGGTCGTCCATGCGCGGTTGAAGAGGCATTCAGGGGCGTCCGCCTCGCCCCCTCCGCGATCCCCGGTCAGCCACAGCTGCCACCACAGCCTCTTCTCCTCCACCGTCTCTCTCACTCTTTCCCTCCGCGTTCACTCTCTACTGTTGCTGTTCCCGCCCACGAGGAGAGATCTGGGTTTATAAACAAGCCATCCACCCGCCCATGGCGCGCCAGCCCTGGGTACCATATCCCGTCCTCCACCAATCTCAGGACGCACCGAAATACTGAAGAAGCAACAGACGGGCGTCATTCAACACCATCATTTGGGCGTGCCTGCCTCCCTCTGCCCCTTACTGTCTTGTATACACACACTCAAgcagcacaacacacacacatgcacactcacTAAGGGAGTGAAAGGACTATCCTGCTTTAAACAAGGTCAGGGCAGGACGTTTTGAAATAGGCTACTCATACATCAGAGCCTAATTTTCCGGAACAGCACCAACATCATGCATCAccctttgttacatttgttgttCATCCAAGACAAATATGTTGGTATTCCATAGTGCAATTAGCACCAATGCATTTGGAAAATGAAAATTGTAGGTACTTTGTTCTGCCGTAGCAGTTCTTAATAACTCttaatgatgatgatgtttATCTAAAGTCTTAAGTAACTGAAGTTAGTGGATGGAAAGAGattctattaaaaaaaaaaactaaaatattctATACTGTATTACACACAAAATCAAGTATTATCTAAAGAAATACATGAAGGATGGACATGGCATCATAGATACACAATCCTTTCATATGCACATTACTCACATGTAATATTTAAAGGCTAATATTGTGAATGTCAAAAGGGAAATTATAGTACATCGCAGTTCCTGTGACAGATGTGATGGGCAGAGAGTAATCCGTGCCTCTCCAATCTGAAACCTGACGAGGTTTACTCTCCCGGATTATCAGATGAACTGTGCTATTTATCCTTTACAACTATTGTTTTTGATGTCATGATGTTCAGCCCAAAAAGTGACAACTGTTCCCATATTTAACCATAAATGATATAAAAATATTAGAATGAAAATAACTGGGATGATTATTCAAAAGTGTTGTACAAGGTAGCGATACAAATCTAAACAGGAACTATTTGTCTTTTTTTCCATCAAGTTTTCTCCTCTAAGGCTACACTTTTTATTTAAGTTGAAGAGACTTTCTGACTTTGGTTGTTGCTGTTGGAGGCGAGGCGCTGAAAGgaaatgaaaaacaatgaaAGTTCCCAGGGACAAAGAGTTTTTCTTGTTATAAACACTATTTATATGTTTTTCACATATCAAAGCAAATAGTGCTCAGACGGTACTGCTGTATTGGCTACACTTCAAAAACAAAACATCCAACTCAATTTTTTACCTATTATATGTGCTCTTATGGCCTGGGGTTAACCAAGCCAGCTGGGTACCTTTGTTTGAagccatttatttattattattgattatTATAGTATGTTTTAGGTTACGAAATCTGCTCAGGCAAACATATTTCTTCTGATTGGCTGATGGCTATAGACTAACACTATTTCCACAAATGTTCAGATAACAGTATCCTCATCCtcgttgttttattttgtgtgatGATTATTTCTGTGTTTACGTTCTTTATTAACAGATCAGACTTGTGAATTTGGTCACCTGTGGAGAGGATTTTTCTCAATACCTATAACGTTTATACACAATATATTTCTCACAAAGTTAGAGGATATGAGGACAATCCCTTAAGGTTAGATGGTACTTTCCTTATACTTTAAATTATAGCTGCACTGGGATATTATAAATGTATTCAGTAAAAGGTTAACATGAACATTACTAGCAATGCGTGCCaataagggtgtgtgtgtgtgtgtgtgtgtgtgtgtgtgtgtgtgtgtgtgtgtgtgtgtgtgtgtgcgtgtgcgtgtgtgtgtgcgtgtgtgtgtgtgtgtgtgtgagtgtgtgtgtgtgtgcgtgcgtgcgtgcgtgcgtgtgcgtgcgtgtgcgcgcgcgtgtgtgtgtgtgtgtgtgtgcgtgtgtgtgtgtgtgtgtgtgtgtgtgtgtggtggtggtggatatgtgacttaaaataaaataagagggTAAGAGTTGATGGGTTACTAACCTGAATACATTCAAACCTTTTATACAATTTATTTGTGAACACTTATATTTGAACTTCATTCTTTAGACACATTTGCATACTAACATAACATCAACAAGTAAAGGAACACAATATTGAAGGGAAGAGAGGGAAGTAACCCTCCACTAATTGTGAGTGATTACTTTTTGCTGTTCAAGAACATCTGCTTCctccagattaaattaaatgagCATCCAAGGACTGGACTAATCTGAGAAGTCTCCCATCAACATGGGCAATGTGCTGCAACACCCAATCTGACAGCAAATCCCCCGTCATACACACAAACCTGGACTTCACTTGtaaaaatgttgcatttaaaaacactaagTCCTTGCAAACACTCCCTAAATGACCCCAGTTTTCCTACAGTGTAAATGTAAAACTTGGCCACAGTGTCTTTTTCATAAAACCCCCAAGGGTCACTATAAGTTCTTCTGACCAAAACCaaactgcatttaaaaaaaaatgttgttccAAGGAGAAAAGTCCCCAGAGAGAGATAAAGCCGACTGTGTGTGTGGaacccaggaagaatagccaatgctcatgctaatAGGGATATCATCTGACCTTTGTAACAGTAACAGAGCTTTATTACAATCTAAGATAATATAACTGACAGGGGGAATATTGCTGCATAGTCAATAGTTTAAGTTTTGATACTTTTAGTAGATTTTCttaaatattgttttttaatactttttatgaATGCATGAAAGCTTCAATGGAAATGTGTTCAATTGTGGTATTGTTGCTTGAGTAaatgaatacttcttccaccaatGTAAACTATTGAATACTTTTCTGTCGCTTCTACAGTGATtcttttttcatcaatgcattaCAACTGAACTGAGGTTTGTTCAACCGGAAGCACAATTCTATGGTCAAATCAAAATAAAAAGAATAATTGAATTGGGGAAATACAGGAGGAAAGCTTGGATTagttaaacaaaaaaacaaggtCTCAGTAACAGATCCCTGCTCTGAGTCTAAGTGTTGAATTCTGACATTTTTTAGCCAACTGTATAAAGACAATTACTGTTAAGCACTGTGACTCTGAAACATTAAGTGTAGCGCCTGTTTTTACTATTGAGGTCACTTTGAGCTGTCTTGTATTAAAAGGGCCAATTGTTCCACAGGGAAATAGCTTAGGGACAGCCAAAAGGCCTTTTAATGTGGTTTCAGGTTAAATATAGGACCAACCCGACTCCC
This Pseudochaenichthys georgianus chromosome 7, fPseGeo1.2, whole genome shotgun sequence DNA region includes the following protein-coding sequences:
- the LOC117450073 gene encoding potassium voltage-gated channel subfamily A member 3, which gives rise to MPLQPRMDDHLSLLQSPPLSVTKNRGDNLVNHGYTETETDVMTVVACDNMLEESAALPGHHSLDRYEPDHECCERVVINISGLRFETQLKTLSQFPETLLGDPKKRMRYFDPLRNEYFFDRNRPSFDAILYYYQSGGRIRRPVNVPIDIFSEEIRFYELGEEAMEKFREDEGFIKEEERPLPENKFQRQVWLLFEYPESSGPARGIAMVSVLVILISIVIFCLETLPEFRDDHRDPITIAPAINGTLPYFTSPFSDPFFVVETLCIIWFSFELLVRFFACPSKAIFSKNIMNIIDIVAIIPYFITLGTELAERQGNGQQAMSLTILRVIRLVRVFRIFKLSRHSKGLQILGQTLKASMRELGLLIFFLFIGVILFSSAVYFAETDDPDSGFSSIPDAFWWAVVTMTTVGYGDMHPVTIGGKIVGSLCAIAGVLTIALPVPVIVSNFNYFYHRETEGEEQAQYLHVGSCQPLADTEELRKSRSSSSLSKSEYMVIEEHGINNTFKQQPNFLTTTQYNSENCVNINKKIFTDV